One window from the genome of Paenibacillus azoreducens encodes:
- a CDS encoding GNAT family N-acetyltransferase, giving the protein MRLCIRYAFEDLGLHRVQAGVMPRNTPSLRVLEKAGFRLEGLAQKYLCIHGVWEDHKLFAITREDFEAQKK; this is encoded by the coding sequence GTGCGGCTGTGCATCCGATATGCTTTTGAGGATCTTGGCCTTCACAGGGTTCAGGCAGGCGTGATGCCGCGAAATACACCTTCGCTGCGCGTGCTTGAAAAAGCGGGATTCCGGCTCGAGGGACTCGCCCAAAAATATTTATGTATTCATGGAGTCTGGGAGGATCATAAGTTATTTGCGATAACGCGGGAGGACTTTGAAGCTCAAAAGAAATGA
- a CDS encoding GNAT family N-acetyltransferase, translating to MIRSKDGRIFLQLLQVEHARELLDLRLRNHHYLQPFEPIRDASFFTVEGQEADIQSGIGDKDRISSQLFGIFIEETNELAGRIALTGIARGPFQNANLGYFIGREHQGKGYTT from the coding sequence ATGATTAGGTCAAAAGACGGAAGGATTTTCTTGCAGCTGTTGCAGGTGGAGCATGCCCGGGAACTTCTTGATCTCAGACTGCGCAACCATCACTATTTACAGCCGTTTGAACCGATCCGCGACGCTTCCTTTTTTACGGTAGAGGGTCAAGAGGCGGACATTCAGTCTGGAATTGGCGATAAAGACCGGATTTCATCCCAGCTATTCGGTATTTTTATTGAAGAAACGAATGAACTTGCCGGCAGGATTGCGCTCACGGGTATCGCACGCGGCCCCTTCCAAAATGCCAATCTCGGTTATTTTATAGGCCGGGAGCATCAAGGAAAAGGTTATACGACTTAG
- a CDS encoding class II aldolase/adducin family protein, which produces MTRSLEQKIREELTLYARKIVAKGLVVGPGGNISAKAGDLMLLSPSGFALEDIEPHEWIRVEIGSGKILDTEVRPSSEVLMHLYAYRENPAIEAIVHTHPAYCIALTLVAQELPMLFPDQAALVGDVGFVPYVLPTTDLLADAVAAKVGQFNSILLENHGLVTTGKNLREAYYRTEVVEESAKIYLAAKAVGTPKALTDAEYKEIQSLESEAYRVQLLQKLQ; this is translated from the coding sequence ATGACTCGATCACTGGAACAAAAAATAAGGGAAGAACTGACGCTGTATGCCCGCAAAATCGTCGCCAAAGGACTTGTCGTTGGTCCCGGGGGCAATATCAGCGCGAAAGCCGGCGATTTGATGCTGCTGTCGCCAAGCGGTTTTGCTCTTGAGGATATTGAACCGCATGAGTGGATTCGCGTTGAGATCGGTTCGGGCAAAATACTCGATACGGAGGTCCGGCCTTCATCCGAGGTATTGATGCATCTATACGCATACCGCGAAAATCCGGCTATAGAGGCGATCGTACACACGCATCCCGCATACTGCATCGCGCTGACGCTTGTTGCCCAGGAGCTGCCGATGCTGTTCCCGGACCAGGCCGCGCTTGTAGGAGACGTGGGCTTTGTGCCGTATGTGCTGCCGACGACGGATCTGCTTGCTGATGCGGTTGCGGCCAAGGTAGGACAATTTAATTCCATCTTGCTGGAAAACCACGGGCTCGTTACGACAGGTAAAAACCTGCGCGAAGCCTATTACCGGACCGAGGTAGTCGAGGAAAGCGCCAAAATCTATCTCGCAGCCAAGGCGGTTGGCACGCCAAAAGCGCTGACGGATGCCGAGTACAAGGAAATTCAGTCGCTGGAAAGCGAAGCGTACCGCGTGCAGCTGCTTCAGAAGCTGCAATAA
- a CDS encoding rhamnulokinase, translating into MSTQSLHMMAVDFGASSGRAVTGAFDGRRLSIQEVHRFENEPVQLGDRLHWDFLRLFHELKRGITKARHQLGATPASIAVDTWGVDYGLVDPQGRLIGNPHHYRDLRSEPAMKEALRLIREADLYARTGIQSSSINTVYQLFSEVQLRYEQNADDWRMLFMPDLFHYYLSGVMASEYTIASTSGMIDAAHRNWSTPILDALALPSTLLNPVVMPGTKLGEIRPDIRAELAIGAMPVIAAAGHDTAAAVASIPTDGDARYAFISSGTWSLMGIELDAPVLTEQSRRLLFSNEGGADGRIRLLKNIMGLWLLQECRRFWAMEGAAFDYAELTEMARLAPHSSSYIDAGDAVFLPPGNMPQRIQEYCRASGQAVPQSRPEIIRCILESLAFKYRQTLDEIEALTGEDIEQIHMVGGGIQNRLLCQLTANVTGRSVIAGPVEATSIGNLMMQAKAHGEVKHLADIREVVRQSYPPEIYVPEDAEEWEERYRRYDQLRAVQQAKGN; encoded by the coding sequence GTGAGCACACAATCATTGCATATGATGGCGGTCGACTTCGGAGCCAGCAGCGGAAGGGCGGTAACCGGGGCTTTTGACGGGAGGCGGCTCTCCATTCAGGAGGTTCACCGTTTTGAGAATGAACCCGTACAGCTTGGGGATAGGCTGCACTGGGATTTCTTGAGATTGTTTCATGAGCTGAAGCGGGGGATTACGAAGGCCAGACATCAGCTTGGCGCTACCCCCGCCTCGATCGCCGTGGATACCTGGGGAGTGGATTATGGGCTGGTGGATCCGCAAGGCCGTCTGATCGGCAATCCGCATCACTATCGGGATTTGCGGAGCGAACCGGCCATGAAGGAAGCTCTGCGGCTGATACGCGAAGCGGATCTTTACGCGCGGACAGGAATCCAATCGTCGAGCATCAACACCGTTTACCAGCTGTTCTCAGAAGTGCAGCTTCGTTACGAGCAGAACGCGGATGATTGGCGAATGCTGTTTATGCCGGATCTATTCCATTACTATCTGTCCGGCGTGATGGCGAGCGAATACACCATCGCCAGTACAAGCGGCATGATCGATGCGGCCCACCGGAACTGGAGCACCCCGATTCTGGATGCTCTTGCGCTCCCGTCGACGCTTCTTAATCCGGTCGTTATGCCGGGAACGAAGCTTGGAGAGATTCGGCCGGATATCCGCGCAGAGCTGGCGATCGGGGCTATGCCGGTGATTGCCGCTGCCGGTCATGACACCGCGGCTGCCGTCGCTTCCATTCCGACCGATGGTGATGCTCGATATGCATTTATCAGCAGCGGAACATGGTCATTGATGGGGATTGAACTGGACGCCCCTGTTTTGACGGAGCAAAGCCGGCGGCTGCTCTTCAGCAATGAAGGCGGTGCCGATGGGAGAATCCGTTTGCTTAAAAATATTATGGGACTATGGCTGCTTCAGGAATGCCGGCGTTTCTGGGCGATGGAGGGAGCCGCTTTCGATTACGCGGAATTAACGGAAATGGCCCGGCTTGCGCCGCACAGCTCCAGTTATATCGATGCGGGTGACGCAGTATTTTTACCCCCGGGGAACATGCCGCAGCGGATCCAGGAATACTGCCGTGCAAGCGGTCAGGCCGTTCCGCAGTCCCGCCCGGAAATCATCCGGTGCATTTTGGAGAGCCTTGCTTTTAAATATAGACAGACCTTGGATGAAATCGAAGCATTGACCGGAGAAGACATCGAACAGATTCATATGGTCGGCGGAGGCATTCAAAACCGGCTGCTCTGCCAGTTGACCGCAAATGTCACGGGAAGATCCGTCATCGCAGGCCCGGTCGAAGCAACCTCGATCGGAAATCTGATGATGCAGGCGAAGGCGCATGGCGAAGTCAAACATTTGGCGGATATCCGCGAGGTGGTCCGGCAGTCTTACCCTCCCGAAATCTACGTTCCCGAAGATGCGGAAGAGTGGGAAGAACGTTACCGGAGATATGATCAGCTTCGGGCCGTTCAGCAAGCAAAAGGCAACTGA
- a CDS encoding L-fucose isomerase has product MTKDARWKQDFPKIGIRPTIDGRRKGVRESLEDMTMNLAKAVSSLLSENLRYPDGSPVECVIADTCIGGVAEAAACADKFAKAGVGVSITVTPCWCYGTETMDMDPAVPKAIWGFNGTERPGAVYLAAVLSAHAQKGLPAFGIYGRDVQDLNDPSIPEDVQEKLLRFARAGMAAALMKGKSYLAIGSVSMGIAGSMIDPDFFQEYLGMRNEYVDMSEITRRVEEEIYDPEEYKLALAWVKENCKEGPDNNPAHIQTSREKKDKDWEMVVKMTQIVRDLMVGNPRLAELGFAEEAMGHHAIVSGFQGQRQWTDHFPNGDFHEAILNSSFDWNGIRAPYLVATENDSLNGVSMLFGNLLTHTAQIFADVRTYWSPDAVKRVTGHELTGIAQNGLLHLINSGPAALDGTGEQMRDGEPVLKPFWEITEEDKNNCLKATSWRPAAVEYFRGGGFSSDFLTRGGMPVTMSRLNLVKGLGPVLQIAEGYTVDLPEEVHDKLDQRTDPTWPTTWFAPNLTGEGAFKDVYSVMDNWGANHGAICYGHIGADLITLASILRIPVSMHNVNADQIFRPRAWGMFGTNDPEGADYRACQNFGPLYK; this is encoded by the coding sequence ATGACCAAAGATGCAAGATGGAAACAGGATTTTCCCAAAATCGGTATACGACCTACTATTGACGGAAGAAGAAAAGGCGTTCGCGAATCTCTTGAAGATATGACGATGAATCTGGCTAAGGCCGTGTCTTCTTTATTAAGCGAAAATCTTCGCTATCCGGACGGCTCGCCAGTGGAATGCGTTATTGCGGATACCTGCATCGGCGGTGTTGCCGAGGCTGCTGCCTGTGCGGATAAATTCGCAAAAGCAGGGGTAGGGGTATCGATTACGGTGACGCCTTGCTGGTGTTATGGGACGGAAACGATGGATATGGACCCTGCGGTACCGAAAGCGATATGGGGCTTCAACGGTACGGAAAGACCGGGGGCGGTATATTTGGCCGCCGTCTTGTCCGCCCATGCGCAGAAGGGGCTGCCGGCATTCGGAATCTATGGCAGAGACGTGCAGGATTTGAATGATCCATCCATTCCAGAAGATGTGCAGGAGAAATTGCTCCGTTTTGCCAGAGCAGGCATGGCGGCAGCGCTCATGAAAGGCAAATCGTATCTTGCGATCGGTTCGGTATCGATGGGAATTGCAGGTTCGATGATCGATCCGGATTTCTTCCAGGAATATTTGGGCATGCGCAATGAATATGTGGATATGTCGGAAATTACCCGGCGGGTGGAAGAGGAAATTTATGATCCGGAAGAATATAAGCTGGCTTTGGCCTGGGTGAAGGAAAACTGCAAGGAAGGACCGGACAACAACCCGGCACATATTCAAACCTCGCGCGAGAAAAAAGACAAGGACTGGGAAATGGTCGTTAAAATGACGCAAATCGTCCGCGATCTGATGGTAGGTAACCCGCGGCTTGCGGAACTTGGCTTTGCGGAAGAAGCGATGGGACATCATGCGATCGTTTCAGGCTTCCAGGGACAACGCCAATGGACGGATCATTTCCCGAATGGCGACTTCCATGAAGCGATCCTGAACTCTTCTTTCGATTGGAACGGCATCCGCGCCCCTTATCTGGTGGCAACGGAAAATGACAGCCTGAATGGCGTATCGATGCTGTTCGGTAATCTGCTTACCCATACGGCTCAAATTTTTGCCGATGTCCGTACATATTGGAGTCCGGATGCCGTGAAACGGGTGACGGGGCATGAACTGACAGGGATTGCGCAAAACGGGCTGCTGCATCTTATCAACTCCGGTCCTGCGGCGCTTGACGGCACCGGTGAACAGATGAGAGACGGAGAGCCAGTCTTAAAACCGTTCTGGGAAATTACCGAGGAAGACAAAAACAACTGCCTGAAAGCAACCTCCTGGCGTCCGGCGGCAGTGGAATATTTCCGCGGCGGCGGCTTCTCCTCCGACTTCCTGACCCGCGGCGGCATGCCTGTTACGATGTCTCGCCTTAATCTGGTGAAAGGGCTTGGGCCGGTTCTGCAAATCGCCGAAGGTTACACCGTGGATTTGCCGGAGGAAGTGCATGACAAGCTGGATCAACGTACCGATCCTACATGGCCTACGACCTGGTTCGCGCCAAACCTGACCGGAGAAGGAGCATTCAAGGATGTATATTCCGTGATGGATAACTGGGGCGCAAATCATGGTGCCATCTGTTACGGGCATATCGGCGCAGATTTGATCACATTGGCGTCTATTCTCCGGATTCCTGTCAGCATGCATAACGTCAATGCGGATCAAATTTTCCGTCCGCGAGCATGGGGCATGTTTGGCACAAATGATCCTGAGGGCGCGGATTACCGGGCATGCCAAAATTTTGGGCCGCTATACAAGTAA
- a CDS encoding TrkH family potassium uptake protein, which yields MIILKSKKISKNLLTPAKTLVIGFLFMITLGTILLSLPIASANGVRIPFLNALFSATSATCVTGLAVIDTGTQFSLFGQIVMIVLVQVGGIGFMTMATIIALALNKRISLRERLILQEALNHGTINGVVRLVKKVILYSLLVELAGALLLGLHFFFMQNLSLGRALYFGIFHSISLFNNAGFDLMGTVNGPFSGLAPFVADPFINMITMVLVFLGGVGFIVLSDLIEFPNTRKISLHSKVVLTATTILIVVGTVAIFAMEFNNPYTLKPLHAGGKFLASMFQSVTTRSGGVSTLDIGAFHESTQFLLILLMFTGAAPGSTGGGIKITTFVLLLGAVHAMIRGRNDVILFRKRIAKDVVYKAITLTLLSILLVIVFSMLLSITEHQDFLTILFESTSAFGTTGLSMGLTSQLTPLGKVWIICLMFFGRIGPLTLIYALTRLRKNEPFNYPEGRIIIG from the coding sequence ATGATTATCTTAAAATCCAAAAAAATATCTAAAAATCTGTTAACTCCGGCCAAAACGCTGGTGATCGGTTTCCTGTTCATGATTACGCTGGGAACGATTCTGCTGTCTTTGCCTATTGCATCTGCCAACGGGGTACGGATTCCGTTTCTGAATGCCTTATTTTCGGCCACTTCCGCCACTTGCGTAACCGGACTGGCTGTTATTGATACCGGAACCCAATTTTCCTTGTTTGGCCAAATCGTCATGATTGTCCTGGTTCAGGTCGGAGGCATCGGCTTTATGACCATGGCTACCATCATCGCGCTGGCGCTGAACAAGCGAATATCCTTGCGTGAACGCTTAATCCTGCAGGAAGCCCTCAATCATGGCACAATTAACGGTGTGGTACGCCTCGTGAAAAAGGTCATTCTGTATTCCCTGCTGGTGGAATTGGCGGGTGCGCTGCTGCTGGGGCTTCATTTTTTCTTTATGCAGAATCTATCGCTGGGACGAGCATTATACTTTGGCATTTTTCACAGCATTTCTCTGTTCAACAATGCCGGTTTCGATCTGATGGGAACCGTAAACGGCCCCTTTAGCGGCCTGGCTCCTTTCGTTGCCGATCCATTTATCAACATGATCACGATGGTGCTTGTATTCCTCGGCGGAGTCGGTTTTATCGTGCTGTCGGATCTCATCGAATTTCCGAACACGCGTAAAATTTCACTGCACAGCAAGGTGGTTCTGACTGCGACTACGATTCTGATCGTCGTAGGCACCGTGGCTATTTTCGCCATGGAATTCAACAATCCGTATACACTAAAACCACTGCATGCAGGCGGCAAATTTCTCGCCTCCATGTTTCAATCCGTAACAACCCGCTCCGGCGGCGTCTCGACGCTTGATATCGGAGCATTTCATGAATCGACGCAGTTTTTGCTCATCTTATTGATGTTTACCGGGGCGGCTCCAGGATCAACTGGCGGCGGCATAAAAATTACGACATTTGTCCTTCTGCTCGGTGCCGTGCATGCCATGATCCGAGGACGGAATGATGTGATCTTGTTCCGGAAAAGAATCGCGAAGGACGTCGTGTATAAAGCAATCACGCTGACATTATTGTCCATATTGCTTGTCATCGTGTTCTCCATGCTTTTATCCATTACGGAGCACCAGGATTTCTTAACCATATTGTTTGAGTCCACCTCGGCTTTTGGAACGACCGGGCTGTCAATGGGATTGACGTCTCAACTCACGCCGCTTGGCAAGGTATGGATCATATGCTTGATGTTCTTTGGCCGGATTGGCCCGTTAACCTTGATTTATGCCTTGACCCGGCTGCGGAAAAATGAACCTTTCAATTATCCGGAAGGCCGAATTATTATCGGTTAG
- a CDS encoding GNAT family N-acetyltransferase → MTIRAAVPGDAIQAARLLYDALHDVAHQLTGEESEQDAVRILEQYFAAEKGRLSHQQALVKEVDGEVAGVIVVYGGNEAAELDRPILERLRAMKNDPELTLDKEADEDEYYIDTLSVSPKFGGQGIGTKLIQAAEERAKERGYKKIAMAVVTDNQRAYSLYLHLGYEVDKEIMINNHVYYHMVKPV, encoded by the coding sequence ATGACAATTCGTGCAGCAGTACCTGGGGACGCAATACAAGCAGCCAGACTTCTTTATGACGCTTTGCATGATGTTGCCCATCAGCTGACGGGGGAAGAAAGCGAGCAGGATGCGGTTCGGATACTGGAGCAGTATTTTGCCGCAGAGAAAGGCCGTCTTTCCCATCAACAGGCGTTAGTCAAGGAAGTGGACGGCGAGGTCGCAGGAGTTATCGTTGTTTACGGCGGAAATGAAGCGGCTGAATTGGATCGGCCGATTTTGGAGCGACTGCGCGCAATGAAAAACGATCCGGAGCTCACATTGGATAAAGAAGCGGATGAAGACGAGTATTATATCGATACATTATCCGTCTCTCCGAAATTCGGCGGTCAAGGGATCGGCACCAAGTTGATCCAGGCGGCCGAAGAAAGAGCCAAGGAACGCGGTTATAAGAAAATTGCCATGGCTGTAGTCACCGATAACCAAAGAGCTTACTCATTATATCTTCATCTCGGTTACGAAGTGGACAAAGAGATCATGATTAACAATCATGTATATTATCACATGGTAAAGCCTGTATAA
- a CDS encoding proline--tRNA ligase has product MKQTEILLPTLREAPSEAEALSHKLLLRGGYIRQLAAGIYSFLPLGYRVLRKLEQVIRQEMDAAGFNELLMPAMQPAELWEQSGRYNEYGPELIRLEDRHHRGFVLGPTHEEVIATLVAAEVDSYRKLPLRLYQIQTKFRDERRPRFGLLRGREFLMKDAYSFDVDWEGLDKTYQSMVTAYNRIFERCGLRFRAVEAEAGSIGGEGETLEFMALADIGEDTIVTCPTCHYAANLEKAIFQQPEEAPHANEDIPLMEAVHTPDAKTIEEVSAFLGEAPRVLLKTMIYIADNYPIAVVVRGDHEVNEFKLKNALSAAKLELADLEAVERLSGAPHGFAGPAGLDIPVYLDREAAAVRGGIAGANRKDYHVRHVAAGRDFNPVQIGDFRNAEAGDCCIHCGSELAFNRGIEIGHVFKLGTKYSKPLGAVFTNADGKEEPIIMGCYGIGVSRLMSAVAEQSLSETGIIWPLNISPYQVHIIPVSAADEQQNQLAGELYRKLRNAGIDVLLDDRDERPGVKFKDADLIGAPFRVIVGKAASDRQVEWLDRLGSGEKELIGIEEAFNRIAKICP; this is encoded by the coding sequence ATGAAACAAACAGAAATACTGCTCCCAACGCTGCGCGAGGCTCCATCGGAAGCCGAGGCGCTTAGCCATAAGCTGCTGCTCAGGGGAGGTTATATCCGGCAGTTGGCCGCGGGGATTTACAGCTTTCTGCCGCTCGGTTACCGCGTCCTTCGCAAACTGGAGCAGGTGATCCGTCAAGAAATGGATGCGGCAGGCTTCAACGAATTGCTGATGCCTGCCATGCAGCCTGCCGAGCTGTGGGAGCAGTCCGGCCGATACAACGAATACGGTCCGGAGCTGATCAGGCTTGAGGATCGTCATCACCGCGGCTTTGTGCTTGGTCCGACGCATGAGGAGGTCATTGCAACGCTTGTGGCGGCTGAGGTGGATTCGTATCGAAAACTGCCGCTACGGCTCTATCAGATCCAGACCAAATTTCGTGATGAGCGTCGTCCGCGGTTTGGTCTTCTCAGAGGGCGGGAATTCCTGATGAAGGATGCTTATTCCTTTGACGTGGATTGGGAGGGGCTCGACAAAACGTATCAATCAATGGTCACTGCTTATAACCGGATTTTTGAGCGGTGCGGCCTTCGGTTCCGGGCGGTGGAAGCCGAGGCAGGTTCCATCGGCGGTGAAGGCGAAACGCTGGAATTTATGGCCTTGGCGGATATCGGAGAGGATACGATTGTCACTTGTCCAACATGTCATTATGCGGCTAATTTGGAGAAAGCGATTTTTCAGCAGCCGGAAGAAGCGCCTCATGCGAATGAAGACATTCCATTGATGGAAGCGGTCCATACGCCGGATGCCAAAACGATAGAGGAAGTCAGCGCATTTTTGGGAGAGGCCCCTCGGGTTCTCCTGAAAACAATGATCTATATCGCCGATAATTACCCGATTGCGGTTGTCGTACGCGGCGATCATGAAGTGAATGAATTCAAGCTGAAAAATGCGCTGAGTGCGGCAAAGTTGGAATTGGCTGATTTGGAAGCGGTGGAGCGGTTAAGCGGAGCGCCGCATGGTTTTGCCGGACCGGCAGGATTGGACATTCCCGTTTACCTGGACAGGGAAGCAGCGGCCGTAAGAGGCGGGATTGCCGGCGCAAACCGGAAGGATTATCATGTTCGTCATGTTGCGGCGGGAAGGGACTTCAATCCAGTGCAAATCGGAGACTTCCGGAATGCCGAGGCGGGGGATTGCTGCATCCACTGCGGCAGCGAGCTGGCGTTTAACCGTGGCATCGAAATCGGGCATGTTTTCAAGCTTGGAACCAAATACAGCAAGCCGCTTGGCGCAGTATTCACCAATGCCGACGGCAAAGAAGAACCGATCATCATGGGCTGCTACGGCATCGGTGTCTCGCGGTTGATGTCCGCAGTGGCGGAGCAGAGCCTTAGCGAAACCGGCATCATTTGGCCGCTCAACATATCGCCGTATCAGGTTCACATCATCCCCGTGTCTGCGGCTGATGAGCAGCAGAATCAGTTGGCAGGGGAACTTTACCGGAAGCTTCGGAATGCTGGCATCGACGTCCTGCTGGATGACCGGGATGAACGGCCTGGCGTTAAATTTAAGGATGCCGATCTGATCGGGGCGCCGTTTCGGGTTATCGTCGGCAAAGCAGCTTCGGATCGTCAAGTGGAGTGGCTGGACCGATTGGGATCGGGCGAAAAAGAGTTGATCGGCATTGAAGAGGCATTTAACCGAATTGCCAAGATTTGTCCATAA
- a CDS encoding LacI family DNA-binding transcriptional regulator, whose product MVTIYDIAQKANVSAMTVSKVINNTGRISEQTRKRVKKVMEDLNYIPNSNARSLVLQQTQILSLLITDITNPFYTSLARGAEDSAKKLGYRLLFGNSDEDYIKEQDYVDMILSTRVDGVLFAPAGDGSLKNLEKLRAHNIPFVILDRAVPGIESDIVSGDSRQGARNLVDYLVSLGHRRIALVNGSLDVSTARLRYEGYAEALQLQGIALDEDLVIHKSYREYKDEDQLARLLDLPAPPTAIFAANNFLAVGVIGALRKRGIRVPEDMSVVCFDDLDLSSALDPFLTVAAQPSYQFGAMGIQLLVERIQGSAVPEARKVVLPSELIIRSSAKTIGE is encoded by the coding sequence ATGGTAACGATATACGATATTGCACAAAAGGCCAACGTCTCCGCCATGACGGTTTCGAAGGTCATCAACAATACGGGACGAATCAGCGAACAGACGCGCAAACGCGTCAAAAAAGTCATGGAGGATCTGAACTATATCCCGAACTCCAATGCGCGCAGCCTGGTGCTGCAGCAAACGCAGATTCTGTCTCTGCTGATCACGGATATCACAAATCCGTTCTATACCAGCCTTGCCCGCGGTGCGGAAGACAGCGCCAAAAAGCTGGGCTACCGGCTTCTGTTCGGCAACAGCGATGAAGATTACATCAAGGAGCAGGATTATGTGGACATGATTCTATCGACCCGCGTGGACGGCGTATTGTTTGCTCCGGCGGGAGACGGCTCGCTGAAAAATCTCGAGAAGCTGCGCGCACATAACATCCCTTTTGTTATTTTGGACAGAGCCGTGCCTGGCATTGAATCCGATATTGTTTCAGGAGACAGCCGTCAGGGAGCCCGCAATCTCGTCGATTATTTGGTAAGTCTCGGCCATCGCCGCATTGCGCTGGTCAACGGCTCGCTGGATGTGTCCACCGCCCGCTTGCGTTATGAGGGTTACGCCGAAGCGCTTCAGCTTCAAGGCATCGCACTGGATGAAGATCTGGTTATTCATAAAAGCTACCGCGAATATAAAGATGAGGATCAGCTCGCCCGGTTATTGGACCTTCCGGCTCCGCCGACCGCTATTTTTGCGGCGAACAACTTTTTGGCTGTGGGAGTCATCGGTGCACTGCGAAAACGGGGAATTCGCGTTCCGGAGGATATGTCGGTCGTGTGCTTTGATGATCTTGACTTGTCGTCGGCGCTCGATCCTTTTCTGACGGTTGCAGCCCAGCCATCATACCAGTTTGGGGCCATGGGAATTCAGCTGCTGGTTGAGCGCATTCAGGGCAGCGCCGTCCCCGAAGCCAGAAAAGTAGTTTTGCCCTCGGAGCTTATCATCCGTTCATCAGCCAAGACAATCGGCGAATAA
- a CDS encoding sensor histidine kinase, with protein MSYKQIKWMILIVPTLTVGLWEYVRHTLLMPYLSMEAGNFLTPVFVFLISMTLLNQLFMRLEQVQEELNKERAENAALAARDLLARELHDGIAQSLFLLSVKMDRAELRQKESQERSDFEEMRKLVHEVNRYVRQAIANLRFPTQTDEREYEDSMRSRIEHAAQEAFICPAIHWSIPDSSFTAKEKVELLACIREALLNTQKHAHADLVVVTGSGDEHSWIVRIDDNGRGAKQDPFQMKDRYGLRIMKERAMELKWQMEFISLPKGSRVEIRKGKVLT; from the coding sequence ATGTCTTATAAGCAAATTAAATGGATGATCTTGATTGTCCCGACCTTAACGGTAGGGCTGTGGGAATATGTGCGCCATACGCTGTTGATGCCTTATTTATCGATGGAAGCGGGAAATTTTCTCACCCCTGTGTTCGTATTTTTGATCAGCATGACGCTGCTCAACCAGTTATTTATGCGGTTAGAGCAGGTGCAGGAGGAGCTGAATAAAGAAAGGGCGGAAAATGCGGCATTAGCAGCCAGAGATTTGCTTGCAAGGGAGTTACACGACGGGATAGCGCAGTCGCTTTTTCTTTTGTCAGTGAAAATGGACCGTGCGGAGCTACGGCAGAAAGAATCCCAAGAACGCTCCGATTTCGAAGAGATGCGGAAACTTGTGCATGAGGTTAACCGTTATGTGAGACAAGCCATCGCCAACCTGCGCTTCCCGACTCAAACAGATGAGAGGGAATATGAGGATTCCATGCGATCGCGAATCGAACATGCGGCACAGGAGGCTTTTATCTGTCCGGCCATTCATTGGAGCATTCCGGATTCATCCTTCACCGCCAAGGAAAAGGTGGAACTGCTGGCATGCATCCGCGAAGCGCTGCTAAATACTCAAAAACATGCTCACGCCGACCTGGTTGTCGTAACAGGCAGTGGGGATGAGCATTCATGGATTGTGCGCATTGACGATAACGGAAGAGGGGCTAAACAGGACCCTTTTCAAATGAAAGACAGGTATGGGCTGCGGATCATGAAGGAACGGGCAATGGAACTGAAGTGGCAGATGGAGTTTATCTCTTTGCCGAAGGGGAGCAGAGTAGAAATCCGGAAAGGGAAGGTGTTAACATGA
- a CDS encoding response regulator, which yields MSIFRVLIADDSAHAREAVVDILSADHSFEVVGLATSGEEAIAMTERLMPDLILMDIQMQGIGGLEATRQIKLQFPYVKIVIITVSDDASHLFEALKQGAQGYLLKNLSPSTWIEYLQAIMSDEAPLSRELATQILREFPLTMKSPEHHETLTNREREILNWVASGLTNKEIAAQLHISDQTVKNHLKNILQKLHLENRVQLTRYALEKGLVGRKPGLFTKLWKE from the coding sequence ATGAGCATATTTCGGGTACTGATCGCGGATGATTCCGCCCATGCACGCGAAGCGGTGGTTGATATTTTATCTGCGGATCATTCGTTTGAGGTCGTCGGACTGGCTACAAGCGGCGAAGAGGCGATTGCGATGACGGAAAGGCTGATGCCTGATCTTATTTTGATGGATATTCAGATGCAGGGGATCGGCGGTCTGGAGGCAACCAGGCAAATCAAGCTTCAGTTCCCATATGTCAAAATCGTGATCATAACCGTATCGGACGATGCCTCACATCTGTTTGAAGCGTTGAAGCAGGGAGCGCAGGGTTATTTATTGAAAAATCTATCCCCGTCCACCTGGATTGAATACTTGCAGGCCATCATGAGTGACGAAGCCCCGCTGAGCCGCGAGCTGGCTACGCAAATTCTGCGCGAATTTCCGCTGACAATGAAAAGTCCCGAACATCATGAAACGCTAACCAATAGGGAGCGTGAAATCCTGAACTGGGTCGCCTCCGGACTAACGAACAAAGAAATCGCGGCGCAACTGCATATATCGGATCAAACAGTGAAAAATCACCTGAAAAACATACTGCAAAAACTTCATTTGGAAAACCGGGTGCAATTGACGCGGTACGCATTGGAAAAAGGGCTAGTAGGCCGGAAACCGGGATTATTCACCAAGCTCTGGAAGGAATGA